Proteins encoded together in one Pseudoalteromonas xiamenensis window:
- the aroQ gene encoding type II 3-dehydroquinate dehydratase, protein MTAKLKILVVNGPNLNMLGKREPERYGTQSLNDILTALHATAQQHNVVLTDIQSNSEAELINAIHAAWQQIDAIIINPAAFTHTSVALRDALLSVAIPFFEVHLTNVHAREPFRHHSYFSDVAQAVICGLGARGYEAALFGAIDLLQNKD, encoded by the coding sequence ATGACAGCAAAGTTAAAGATTTTAGTTGTAAATGGCCCAAACTTAAATATGTTGGGTAAACGCGAACCTGAACGCTACGGCACGCAATCATTGAATGATATTTTGACTGCGCTGCACGCAACCGCACAACAACATAATGTAGTACTGACAGACATCCAAAGTAACAGCGAAGCCGAATTGATAAATGCGATTCATGCTGCGTGGCAGCAAATAGACGCCATTATTATCAACCCTGCAGCTTTTACCCACACCAGTGTGGCGTTACGAGATGCGCTCCTCAGTGTTGCAATACCGTTTTTTGAAGTGCATCTCACTAATGTGCATGCACGCGAACCGTTTCGCCATCACTCGTATTTTTCGGATGTAGCACAAGCGGTCATTTGTGGATTAGGTGCAAGAGGTTATGAAGCCGCACTTTTTGGTGCAATCGACCTTTTGCAAAATAAAGATTAA
- the accB gene encoding acetyl-CoA carboxylase biotin carboxyl carrier protein: MDIRKIKKLIELVEESGIAELEITEGEESVRINRYSNAPVMQAPMQYAAAPAPMAAPVAAPVAEAAPAAAAQPSGHQVKSPMVGTFYTSPSPEASAYVQVGSSVKEGDTLCIIEAMKMMNQITSDKSGVVKAILVDNGEPVEFDQPLFIIE, from the coding sequence ATGGATATTCGCAAGATTAAAAAGCTTATCGAATTAGTCGAAGAATCAGGTATCGCGGAATTGGAAATCACTGAAGGTGAAGAATCAGTCCGCATCAATCGTTACAGCAATGCGCCGGTTATGCAAGCGCCTATGCAATATGCAGCAGCACCAGCTCCAATGGCAGCACCTGTAGCGGCTCCTGTTGCAGAAGCAGCACCAGCAGCAGCGGCACAACCTTCAGGTCACCAAGTGAAATCACCTATGGTTGGTACTTTCTACACGTCTCCATCTCCTGAAGCGTCTGCCTACGTGCAAGTTGGTTCTAGCGTGAAAGAAGGCGATACGCTTTGTATTATCGAAGCAATGAAGATGATGAACCAAATCACATCTGACAAATCAGGCGTTGTAAAAGCTATCCTAGTTGATAATGGCGAGCCAGTAGAGTTCGATCAACCACTCTTCATCATCGAATAA
- the accC gene encoding acetyl-CoA carboxylase biotin carboxylase subunit — translation MLDKVLIANRGEIALRVLRACKELGIKTVAVHSTADRDLKHVLLADETICIGKPAASESYLDIPRIIAAAEVTDAVAIHPGYGFLSENADFADQVERSGFIFIGPRGDTIRLMGDKVSAIDAMRKAGVPCVPGSDGPLTNDNDRNLQIAKRIGYPVIIKAAGGGGGRGMRVVRNEGELVNAIALTQSEAKQFFGNSMVYMEKFLENPRHIEVQVLADGQGNAIHLGERDCSMQRRHQKVVEEAPAPGITAEMRKYIGDRCVRACIELNYRGAGTFEFLYENGEFYFIEMNTRIQVEHPVTEMVTGIDLIKEQLKIAAGQPLSITQEDVVIRGHAIECRINAEDPETFIPSPGKITRFHPAGGLGIRWDSHIYADYSVPPHYDSMIGKLITYGENRDVAIARARNALNELVIDGIKTNTPLHKKILADENFKNGGTNIHYLEKKLGL, via the coding sequence ATGTTAGATAAAGTGCTCATCGCAAACCGTGGCGAAATTGCGCTACGTGTATTGCGAGCTTGTAAAGAATTAGGGATCAAAACGGTTGCTGTGCATTCAACAGCAGATCGCGATCTAAAACACGTACTTCTGGCTGATGAAACCATTTGTATTGGTAAGCCTGCAGCTTCTGAGAGCTACTTGGATATTCCTCGTATCATCGCTGCAGCGGAAGTAACAGACGCAGTTGCTATCCACCCAGGTTATGGTTTTCTATCTGAAAATGCCGATTTTGCGGATCAAGTAGAAAGAAGTGGCTTCATTTTTATCGGTCCTCGCGGCGACACGATTCGTTTGATGGGTGATAAAGTTTCTGCTATCGACGCGATGCGTAAAGCGGGTGTACCTTGTGTACCAGGCTCAGACGGTCCTCTGACAAACGATAATGATCGTAATCTACAAATTGCAAAACGCATAGGTTATCCAGTCATCATCAAAGCGGCTGGCGGTGGCGGTGGTCGTGGTATGCGTGTAGTACGCAATGAAGGTGAGTTGGTAAATGCTATCGCGTTAACGCAATCTGAAGCAAAACAATTCTTTGGTAACAGCATGGTTTACATGGAAAAATTCCTTGAAAACCCTCGCCACATTGAAGTGCAAGTACTTGCAGATGGCCAAGGCAATGCAATCCACCTAGGTGAGCGCGACTGTTCAATGCAACGTCGTCACCAAAAAGTTGTGGAAGAAGCGCCTGCGCCAGGCATTACGGCTGAAATGCGCAAATACATTGGTGATCGTTGTGTACGCGCGTGTATTGAACTGAATTACCGCGGTGCAGGTACTTTTGAATTCTTATACGAAAACGGTGAGTTCTATTTCATCGAAATGAATACACGTATTCAAGTAGAGCACCCGGTAACAGAAATGGTTACTGGCATCGATCTCATCAAAGAACAATTGAAGATAGCTGCGGGCCAACCATTGTCTATCACGCAAGAAGATGTCGTGATCCGTGGTCATGCAATTGAGTGCCGTATCAATGCGGAAGACCCAGAAACGTTTATTCCATCTCCAGGTAAAATCACTCGATTCCACCCTGCTGGCGGTTTAGGTATTCGTTGGGATAGCCACATTTACGCGGATTATTCAGTACCTCCACATTACGATTCAATGATTGGTAAGCTGATTACGTACGGTGAAAACCGTGATGTCGCGATTGCTCGAGCGCGTAACGCATTGAATGAATTGGTTATCGATGGCATCAAAACCAATACTCCACTGCACAAGAAAATCCTTGCGGATGAAAACTTCAAAAATGGTGGCACGAACATCCACTATTTAGAAAAGAAATTAGGTTTGTAA
- a CDS encoding substrate-binding domain-containing protein yields the protein MTQVKINRRQFLKSSALLSVGALVGGMVPLFTSNAQEVEADKRRAAKYVMQFASPYSSAEALYIPHMHREFKENIEQFSQGRIFVEIVDAGHVGIGTELMAAVTRGQVACALISVSNLSRALPILDILNIPFWASNDQAYLNLITSKYWQQNVLDVIKAKSPLEVLYHYVVGARTLSATKSCGRVFRLPNELNNVIVRVPASRVLAQFYKMTPANVVEVPWSKVADMARTGHIDVLDPGVVGLYAGPYQLRDQVGAISTLQSVPDAWVNVVNQTWLNNLPRSLREAVTAASDATFKMHLKTVHQTYEQCLNQFIQRGVQVYHPNESERAVWNQQFGHHNLQWRAIKRELLGTVDNFEALLAATEETSRYQLD from the coding sequence GTGACTCAGGTCAAAATCAATCGCCGACAATTTTTAAAATCTTCCGCGTTGCTTAGCGTAGGTGCGTTAGTGGGTGGAATGGTGCCTTTATTCACGAGTAATGCGCAAGAGGTAGAAGCTGACAAACGACGTGCAGCTAAATACGTCATGCAATTTGCGTCACCGTATTCCTCTGCTGAAGCCCTTTACATTCCCCATATGCACCGAGAATTTAAGGAGAATATTGAACAGTTTTCCCAAGGTCGTATTTTCGTGGAAATTGTCGATGCGGGACACGTTGGCATCGGCACTGAATTGATGGCCGCCGTTACTCGAGGGCAAGTCGCCTGTGCATTAATTTCCGTTTCTAATTTATCTCGAGCCCTGCCTATTTTAGATATACTCAACATTCCCTTTTGGGCATCTAATGACCAAGCATATTTAAATTTAATTACCTCGAAGTATTGGCAACAAAACGTGCTTGATGTCATCAAAGCCAAGAGTCCACTTGAAGTGCTCTATCATTATGTCGTCGGCGCGCGAACGCTTTCAGCGACCAAATCGTGCGGTCGAGTTTTTCGGCTACCAAATGAATTAAATAATGTCATTGTGCGCGTGCCAGCCAGTCGAGTACTCGCGCAGTTTTACAAGATGACGCCAGCTAATGTGGTTGAGGTGCCTTGGTCTAAAGTCGCGGATATGGCCAGAACTGGACACATTGATGTACTCGACCCCGGAGTCGTCGGCCTTTACGCTGGACCTTATCAACTGCGTGACCAGGTCGGGGCTATCAGTACTTTGCAAAGTGTGCCAGATGCATGGGTAAATGTGGTCAACCAAACATGGCTAAACAATTTGCCTCGCTCTTTACGAGAAGCAGTAACTGCAGCCTCTGATGCGACTTTTAAAATGCATTTAAAAACCGTCCATCAAACGTATGAACAATGTCTAAATCAATTTATTCAACGAGGTGTGCAAGTTTATCATCCTAACGAGAGTGAGCGTGCGGTTTGGAATCAACAATTCGGCCATCATAATTTGCAGTGGCGTGCCATAAAACGAGAATTGCTCGGTACGGTAGATAACTTTGAGGCACTTCTTGCAGCGACAGAAGAAACTAGTCGCTACCAGCTAGATTAA
- a CDS encoding FMN-binding glutamate synthase family protein produces the protein MTLMQKVFWTIFFFGNATSIALWQYHPDDFTFFLVCFIGLYSILGLHDLFFSKRNLNRLYPVVAYFRYFLESFRVEIQQYFIANDTEERPFNREERSLVYQRAKNVRDTIAFGTQHDLLEENYLSLWHSLKPTEVKDETKRITFGGPDCTQPYSASRLNISAMSFGALSHTAIEALNLGAKKGNFSHNTGEGGLSPYHLKHGGDIVWQIGSGLFGCRTLDGQFDEETFKEKAQLPQVKMIEIKLSQGAKPGHGGVLPKAKITEEIARIRLIDQGQDCVSPAMHPECQTPKQLLHFVAKLRSLSGGKPVGFKLCIGNPAEFLSICKAMLEEKIYPDFITVDGSEGGTGAAPVEFANYLGMTCLEGVYVVHNALVGTGLREHIKVIASGKTASAFDLLTKLALGADTVNAARTMMFALGCIQSKHCNTNRCPTGIATQDPARAKAIDVENKSERVKNFHKNTLHTFYELLGSIGLDDPDKLLPQMVKRRTPHGLQMSIGSLVKPLSTDELLMSSEINHWTNWWHKASSESFSVYDDSFLK, from the coding sequence GTGACGCTCATGCAAAAGGTCTTCTGGACCATTTTTTTCTTTGGTAATGCCACCAGCATTGCGCTTTGGCAATACCACCCCGACGATTTCACCTTTTTTCTAGTTTGTTTTATCGGGTTGTACAGCATTCTTGGCTTGCACGATCTGTTTTTCTCCAAACGAAACCTCAATCGACTTTACCCCGTTGTTGCGTATTTTCGTTACTTTTTAGAATCTTTTCGTGTCGAAATTCAACAATATTTTATTGCTAACGACACCGAAGAACGGCCCTTCAATCGCGAGGAACGTTCGCTGGTTTATCAACGTGCGAAGAATGTAAGAGACACCATCGCGTTTGGTACGCAACATGATTTACTGGAAGAGAATTACTTGAGTTTGTGGCACTCCTTAAAGCCTACTGAAGTTAAAGATGAAACAAAACGTATCACTTTTGGTGGTCCGGATTGTACTCAACCCTACAGTGCCTCCCGCTTAAACATCTCCGCGATGAGTTTTGGCGCATTAAGTCACACTGCGATTGAAGCGCTGAACTTAGGGGCCAAGAAAGGTAATTTCAGTCACAATACGGGGGAAGGCGGCTTGAGCCCCTATCATCTGAAGCATGGAGGTGACATTGTATGGCAAATTGGGTCCGGACTTTTTGGTTGCCGTACCTTGGATGGCCAATTCGATGAAGAGACTTTCAAAGAAAAGGCGCAACTGCCACAAGTTAAAATGATTGAAATCAAGCTCAGTCAAGGCGCTAAACCTGGCCATGGCGGTGTGTTGCCTAAGGCCAAAATTACGGAAGAAATTGCCCGGATCCGTTTGATAGATCAAGGGCAAGATTGCGTTTCACCAGCAATGCATCCTGAATGCCAAACCCCGAAACAGTTATTACATTTTGTTGCTAAGCTACGCTCGCTTAGCGGGGGAAAACCTGTTGGGTTCAAATTGTGTATTGGAAATCCGGCTGAGTTTTTATCGATTTGCAAAGCCATGCTCGAAGAGAAAATCTATCCTGACTTTATCACCGTCGATGGGTCAGAGGGTGGCACAGGCGCCGCTCCGGTTGAATTTGCCAATTACCTTGGTATGACCTGCCTCGAAGGAGTTTATGTTGTGCATAATGCCCTCGTCGGAACGGGTCTTCGTGAACACATTAAAGTCATTGCGTCTGGCAAAACGGCCTCCGCATTTGATTTACTCACCAAGCTCGCCCTTGGTGCAGACACGGTGAATGCTGCCCGCACTATGATGTTCGCATTAGGCTGTATCCAATCTAAACACTGTAATACCAACCGTTGCCCGACTGGCATTGCAACACAAGATCCAGCAAGAGCTAAAGCCATCGACGTTGAAAATAAGAGTGAGCGTGTTAAAAACTTCCACAAAAATACGCTTCATACCTTCTATGAGCTGTTAGGTAGTATTGGCCTAGATGACCCAGACAAGCTCCTTCCGCAAATGGTAAAACGTCGCACTCCACACGGCTTACAAATGTCTATTGGGAGTCTCGTAAAACCCTTATCGACCGACGAGCTGCTGATGTCGAGTGAAATCAATCATTGGACAAACTGGTGGCACAAGGCATCCAGTGAAAGTTTCAGTGTCTATGACGACAGCTTTTTAAAATAA
- a CDS encoding ABC transporter substrate-binding protein: MLRHFWCLLLITLSISAVSAAPNPEKEHPMSVVMVNPSVKDDPFWRKVEQLTQEAATQLGVHFEVIYGEGNRFAQLDVLKRYLEYRATPDYLILINYPGGAEQSLSMLSKYNIKFVTLEQTISGAERTAIGHAGEHFENWLGEIYHDNFKAGYLLAKTLTQTLQQPKEHVKPILINGHYGSESDARSDGAKAYFKEQGIDVAQTVFAAWSKDQAMEKTEKLMKRYPDTNLIWCASDLMALGSETALRQSASTANVAIGGFDWLDDALIYIKKGKLSASVGGHFMMGAWALLSLYDYHHGNPYWSTHQKMVFDLEAITKENIDQFNGLQQPKEWEKIDFRALTLTHSGLKEYQFIHRFDELLHSLK; encoded by the coding sequence ATGCTGCGTCATTTTTGGTGTTTACTCTTAATCACGCTATCTATTAGTGCCGTCAGCGCAGCACCAAATCCCGAAAAAGAACACCCAATGTCTGTCGTCATGGTGAATCCATCCGTTAAAGATGACCCTTTTTGGCGTAAAGTAGAGCAGCTTACGCAAGAGGCCGCGACACAATTGGGTGTTCATTTTGAAGTGATTTACGGTGAAGGTAACCGCTTCGCTCAGCTCGATGTGCTCAAGCGCTACTTAGAATATCGTGCAACCCCTGACTACCTCATTCTCATTAACTACCCAGGCGGTGCTGAGCAATCCTTGTCGATGCTTAGCAAATACAACATCAAATTTGTCACATTAGAACAAACGATTTCAGGCGCAGAGAGAACCGCAATAGGTCATGCTGGGGAGCATTTCGAAAATTGGTTAGGTGAGATATACCATGACAACTTTAAAGCGGGCTATCTGCTAGCCAAAACCCTGACACAAACACTCCAACAACCCAAAGAACACGTTAAGCCTATATTGATTAATGGTCATTACGGTAGTGAGTCAGATGCGCGTAGCGACGGTGCTAAAGCCTACTTTAAAGAACAAGGTATCGACGTTGCCCAAACCGTTTTTGCCGCGTGGTCAAAAGACCAAGCCATGGAGAAAACAGAAAAATTAATGAAACGTTACCCTGACACAAATTTGATTTGGTGTGCGTCGGACCTCATGGCTCTGGGTAGCGAAACCGCATTACGACAATCAGCTTCAACCGCTAATGTGGCGATTGGGGGCTTTGATTGGCTTGATGATGCGCTGATCTATATTAAGAAAGGCAAACTTAGTGCATCTGTCGGTGGGCATTTTATGATGGGTGCATGGGCGCTGTTATCGTTATATGACTACCACCACGGTAACCCATATTGGTCAACACATCAGAAAATGGTATTTGATTTAGAAGCAATCACAAAGGAAAACATCGATCAATTTAACGGACTACAACAACCCAAAGAATGGGAAAAAATCGATTTTCGAGCGCTCACGCTGACTCATAGTGGGTTAAAGGAATACCAGTTTATTCATCGCTTTGACGAGTTACTCCACTCCTTGAAATAA
- a CDS encoding RNA-binding S4 domain-containing protein, whose product MYEIELEEEPIELCNLLKLMGLADTGGQAKLFISEGYVHLNGELCTQKRKKIYAGDQFSFNEEEFVVSLAEGVVPAERTQSTPMPHTASHTAQAAPKQNKPAKTSRADKSRDKKTGRKPISFG is encoded by the coding sequence ATGTACGAGATTGAATTAGAAGAAGAACCCATCGAATTGTGTAATTTGTTAAAACTCATGGGTCTTGCGGATACGGGTGGACAAGCAAAACTGTTTATAAGTGAAGGTTATGTGCACCTAAATGGTGAGCTTTGCACGCAAAAGCGCAAAAAAATCTATGCGGGCGATCAGTTTAGCTTTAATGAAGAAGAGTTTGTGGTGTCACTAGCAGAAGGTGTCGTCCCTGCTGAACGCACACAGTCAACACCTATGCCTCACACGGCAAGTCACACAGCTCAAGCCGCACCAAAACAAAATAAGCCGGCTAAAACATCACGTGCGGATAAATCACGTGACAAGAAAACCGGTCGAAAACCAATTTCCTTCGGTTAA
- a CDS encoding PaaI family thioesterase — MSIWFRPITLEFCQQLDEGMHGKGSLMKTLGITVSEIGEDYIVATMPATPDHHNPIGMVHGGANVALAETVASYAANFVVDFEKFYCVGQEINANHLKASRNGLLTATARPLHLGKRTSVWEVKIVNSRGELCCVSRMTAAVIERAKAQD; from the coding sequence ATGTCGATTTGGTTTCGTCCAATCACCCTCGAATTCTGTCAGCAACTCGATGAGGGAATGCATGGCAAAGGCTCTTTAATGAAGACATTGGGTATCACCGTAAGCGAAATCGGCGAGGACTACATCGTGGCAACGATGCCCGCGACACCAGACCACCACAACCCTATTGGTATGGTGCACGGCGGCGCGAATGTAGCATTGGCGGAAACGGTCGCAAGCTACGCTGCCAATTTTGTTGTTGATTTTGAGAAGTTTTATTGTGTCGGCCAAGAGATTAATGCAAACCATTTGAAAGCCTCACGAAATGGTTTATTGACCGCGACAGCACGCCCGTTACATCTTGGCAAACGCACTTCTGTATGGGAAGTCAAAATCGTAAACTCACGTGGAGAGTTATGCTGTGTATCAAGGATGACTGCCGCCGTCATTGAACGTGCGAAGGCACAAGATTAA